A section of the Candidatus Binatia bacterium genome encodes:
- a CDS encoding sugar transporter, with protein MASRLSLWAKLSYGIGEVAVSVKNATLSQFLLFFYVDVIHLAPVLVGIAIFIGRCWDAITDPIVGYISDTTRSRWGRRRPYVLGSVLPVAIAFYLLFTPPRWPEVQVFVYLVLAYVGLMTVFTFYATPYLAWGAELTDDYHLRTSVVQLRALFGVVGTLVGAALPVAISNRFDDARTGFSLAAAILAAIILGSGLAVGLGVREQRAVTPPPPSWRHFLHGLKHTLGNRDFQRIFAVFCAMTLAASVGNSVQLFVIKYWLGLYEFFPAIAVTFGGAFVVSFPLWRRLSQKVGKHRALLYGLGLGCIVPWGWFLVPPGGKVPMLLLAAAGGVSMGSVTLAMSSAIDIIDIDEWHTGERREGAYFGIWTLGLKTMGALGALLGGGFLSLLGAGSSGAEGLGSDEGWRLIWLVGPLQVLSHASGLLLIRRLRWGPKEVAEIQMALAARRKRSSEFGTMESEFQMASR; from the coding sequence ATGGCTTCCCGGCTTTCACTTTGGGCAAAGCTTTCTTACGGGATCGGCGAGGTTGCAGTTAGTGTCAAGAACGCGACATTGAGCCAGTTTCTACTGTTCTTCTATGTCGACGTTATCCACCTGGCACCCGTTTTAGTCGGCATCGCCATTTTTATTGGGCGCTGTTGGGACGCCATTACGGACCCCATTGTAGGCTACATTTCGGACACGACACGCTCGCGGTGGGGACGCCGGCGCCCGTACGTCCTGGGTTCGGTGCTTCCGGTGGCCATTGCATTTTATCTATTGTTCACGCCCCCGCGCTGGCCAGAAGTCCAAGTGTTTGTCTACCTCGTCCTCGCTTACGTCGGGTTGATGACGGTATTTACGTTTTATGCGACCCCGTATCTTGCTTGGGGAGCGGAGCTCACCGACGACTACCACCTTCGTACCAGCGTAGTGCAACTTCGGGCATTGTTCGGAGTGGTCGGCACCCTTGTCGGTGCGGCTTTGCCTGTGGCGATATCTAATCGGTTCGACGATGCGCGAACGGGTTTCTCTTTAGCCGCAGCGATCTTGGCCGCCATTATTCTCGGCTCCGGCTTAGCCGTAGGGTTGGGCGTCCGGGAGCAGCGTGCAGTCACTCCCCCGCCACCGAGTTGGCGTCACTTCCTCCACGGGCTGAAGCACACGCTCGGCAACCGAGATTTTCAGCGCATCTTTGCGGTCTTTTGCGCAATGACCCTTGCAGCTTCCGTTGGCAACTCTGTGCAGCTTTTCGTAATCAAGTACTGGCTGGGCTTGTACGAATTCTTCCCAGCCATCGCCGTGACCTTCGGTGGGGCATTTGTCGTTTCGTTCCCCCTGTGGCGCCGTCTATCCCAGAAAGTTGGTAAACACCGCGCCTTGCTGTACGGGCTGGGGCTCGGTTGTATCGTTCCTTGGGGTTGGTTCCTGGTTCCACCTGGGGGTAAGGTTCCAATGCTGCTTTTGGCCGCTGCGGGTGGTGTTTCCATGGGATCGGTGACCCTCGCAATGTCGAGCGCAATCGACATCATCGACATTGACGAGTGGCACACCGGTGAGCGCCGGGAAGGAGCGTACTTTGGAATTTGGACTCTAGGCCTTAAAACGATGGGTGCCCTCGGAGCCCTACTCGGCGGCGGGTTTCTATCCTTGCTCGGGGCGGGAAGCTCGGGAGCCGAGGGGCTAGGCTCCGATGAGGGGTGGCGGCTCATTTGGCTTGTGGGACCGCTGCAAGTTTTGTCTCACGCATCTGGGCTTTTGTTGATCCGGCGCCTCCGGTGGGGACCGAAGGAAGTCGCTGAAATCCAAATGGCCCTGGCTGCACGAAGGAAGCGATCTTCGGAGTTCGGTACCATGGAAAGTGAATTTCAGATGGCCTCGCGATAG
- a CDS encoding cation resistance protein has product MIGRRLLLVGVLFVWLGGALFGSHVRPAWAHARLLRSEPRDNAVIPAAPRTLRLWFNEVLDRGFHTVEVFSAAELKAKQRRNLVSGPPEVNPEDRTELRVPLPELAPGRYVVEYRVLSRDGHSAPGRVSFEIRAP; this is encoded by the coding sequence ATGATCGGCCGGCGCCTGCTGCTCGTTGGTGTTCTTTTCGTCTGGCTAGGGGGAGCCCTTTTTGGGAGTCATGTTCGCCCAGCTTGGGCACATGCCCGCTTGTTACGCTCCGAGCCCCGGGATAACGCGGTGATTCCTGCGGCACCGCGAACTCTGCGATTGTGGTTCAACGAGGTGCTCGATCGTGGGTTCCATACGGTGGAGGTGTTCTCGGCCGCGGAGCTCAAAGCAAAGCAGCGAAGAAACCTTGTGAGCGGCCCTCCGGAAGTAAATCCGGAAGACCGCACCGAGTTGCGCGTCCCCTTACCTGAACTTGCTCCTGGCCGGTACGTAGTCGAGTACCGCGTTTTATCCCGTGACGGCCATAGCGCCCCGGGGCGGGTGAGCTTCGAGATCCGGGCTCCGTGA
- a CDS encoding hypothetical protein (possible pseudo, internal stop codon, frameshifted), with protein sequence MEFSEGRKSFLAHRILDLLEKEGLATVRNQRLALNEIKRVLEADHQIDEQIDAFVRRKIASLSRRVVPGSREWDVLYRQYYEEELRKRRR encoded by the coding sequence ATGGAATTTTCGGAGGGACGAAAATCTTTCCTGGCACACCGCATTTTGGACCTCCTCGAGAAGGAGGGCCTGGCGACCGTGCGCAACCAACGCCTGGCTCTAAACGAGATCAAACGCGTATTGGAGGCTGATCATCAAATCGACGAGCAAATCGACGCTTTCGTCCGGCGCAAGATCGCTTCCCTCTCCCGAAGGGTTGTGCCGGGCAGCCGTGAGTGGGACGTGCTCTATCGCCAATACTACGAGGAAGAACTCCGCAAACGCCGGCGCTAA